One window from the genome of Penaeus monodon isolate SGIC_2016 chromosome 2, NSTDA_Pmon_1, whole genome shotgun sequence encodes:
- the LOC119580630 gene encoding nascent polypeptide-associated complex subunit alpha, muscle-specific form-like has translation MGGLRACGRRASRATSTWMMMLLLGVVLMQVASATAEWDRHCPPGCKCTYVSNRKVADCRSAGFSTVPSTLSPEVQELNLNNNNIRYLEKDAFKKAGLVNLQKLYLKENGIRSVHKDAFRDLRIMIELDLSANAVDKLHLHTFTGLEKLRVLDLSENALMRLDGVQFPPLPHLRKLDFRNNDLVYINNYAFSNLALLTSLRLSGNKLKLVQPELFVNNTNLVELELHDNPWECDCRLKNLVRWTKKRSLLQEHVTCHSPERVSGRRWENVSDEELACRPELIVIQTEVPAAPGQNASLTCRATGEPLPQLKWVLHGRVLTNMSVIPFSQPEQRYVVREVVEAATRWSELTVTHVQDHDLTYYTCVADNLAGLVEHNVSLVAAAPSHTGAVAPKATLDLYAIIGIATGGVLLLLLLIVALCCCLRRRKSREMKARPKVNGTAGGHVEHKNVMIVNPVEKPPRQYEQVPQTDIEMAALAADAGAHRSYDEVDYPEAGPAAHRTPLATLEEEDDDLPSQDTTLPLDAPCAAPAHSVVDYLGHYPDLLDMTRPRAVSPTQLSYHSLVAPQFAAAPPPAAEYRYSYVHPAEYTPYPVAYVAPQPQPRPGYVTLPRRHRSPSWAGQSSLEADASSPPPPPQEGERRYDPIYDTLGPRTTADGTSRTDLTRPALRAAEPFTPRTPQSPASPPGMPAYYAPATGGPARPLHHQRNHSSTLPRSTPNLLEGGAGLSLPAHQQALPEGVPAQLVTRGTFLPAHSPTPSTASTARTASPAYRAASPAVAPSPLHLPPASSSPASAAAATPSRSPLASSNESTLDSSTLYNNNNNNNSHSVNNNTKAAKDLDVSSASTGSAASAKKVPPKPPPKPSAKRLSVASVASDPRKASLAGEGRAFQDEGPDGTEV, from the exons gTACCTGGAGAAGGACGCGTTCAAGAAGGCCGGCCTGGTCAACCTGCAGAAGCTGTACCTGAAGGAGAACGGCATCCGCAGCGTGCACAAGGACGCCTTCAGGGACCTCAGGATCATGATCGAGCTCGACCTCAGCGCCAACGCCGTCGACAAGCTGCACCTGCACACGTTCactg GCCTAGAGAAGCTGCGCGTGCTGGACCTGAGCGAGAACGCGCTGATGCGCCTGGACGGGGTGcagttcccccctctcccccacctgcgCAAGCTCGACTTCCGAAATAACGACCTCGTCTACATCAACAACTACGCCTTCTCCAACCTGGCGCTGCTCACGTCGCtcag GCTCTCGGGGAACAAGCTGAAGCTCGTGCAGCCGGAGCTCTTCGTCAACAACACGAACCTGGTGGAGCTGGAGCTGCACGACAACCCGTGGGAGTGCGACTGCCGCCTCAAGAACCTGGTGCGCTGGACCAAGAAGAGGTCGCTCCTGCAG GAGCACGTGACGTGCCACTCGCCGGAGCGCGTGTCGGGGCGCCGATGGGAGAACGTGAGCGACGAGGAGCTGGCGTGCCGCCCGGAGCTCATCGTGATACAGACGGAGGTTCCCGCCGCGCCGGGCCAGAACGCGTCGCTGACGTGTCGCGCGACGGGCGAGCCGCTGCCGCAGCTCAAGTGGGTGCTGCACGGCCGCGTGCTCACCAACATGTCGGTGATCCCGTTCTCGCAGCCCGAGCAGCGCTACGTGGTGCGCGAGGTGGTGGAGGCGGCCACGCGCTGGTCGGAGCTCACCGTCACGCACGTGCAGGACCACGACCTCACCTACTACACCTGCGTGGCCGACAACCTGGCGGGCCTCGTGGAGCACAACGTGTCGCTGGTGGCCGCCGCGCCGTCGCACACGGGCGCCGTGGCGCCCAAGGCCACGCTCGACCTCTACGCCATCATCGGCATCGCCACGGGCGGcgtcttgctgctgctgctgctcatcGTGGCGCTGTGCTGCTGCCTGCGGCGCCGCAAGAGCCGCGAGATGAAGGCGCGCCCCAAGGTGAACGGCACCGCGGGCGGCCACGTGGAGCACAAGAACGTGATGATCGTGAACCCGGTGGAGAAGCCGCCGCGCCAGTACGAGCAGGTGCCGCAGACGGACATCGAGATGGCGGCGCTTGCGGCGGACGCGGGCGCGCACCGCAGCTACGACGAGGTGGACTACCCCGAGGCTGGCCCTGCGGCGCACCGCACGCCCCTGGCCacgctggaggaggaggacgacgacctCCCGTCGCAGGACACGACGCTGCCGCTGGACGCGCCCTGCGCCGCGCCGGCGCACAGCGTCGTCGACTACCTGGGCCACTACCCCGACCTGCTGGACATGACGCGGCCGCGCGCCGTGTCGCCCACGCAGCTGTCCTACCACTCGCTGGTGGCGCCGCAGTTCGCCGCcgcgccgccgcccgccgccgaGTACCGCTACAGCTACGTGCACCCCGCCGAGTACACGCCGTACCCCGTGGCCTACGTCGCGCCGCAGCCGCAGCCGCGCCCTGGCTACGTGACGCTGCCGCGGCGCCACCGCTCGCCGTCGTGGGCAGGCCAGTCGTCGCTGGAGGCGGACGCCagctcgccgccgcctccgccgcagGAGGGCGAGCGCCGCTACGACCCCATCTACGACACGCTGGGCCCGCGCACCACCGCCGACGGCACCTCGCGCACCGACCTGACGCGCCCCGCGCTGCGCGCCGCCGAGCCCTTCACGCCGCGCACGCCGCAGTCGCCCGCCTCGCCGCCCGGGATGCCGGCCTACTACGCCCCCGCGACGGGCGGCCCGGCGCGCCCGCTCCACCACCAGCGCAACCACAGCTCCACGCTGCCGCGCTCCACGCCCAACCTGCTGGAGGGCGGGGCCGGCCTGAGCCTGCCTGCGCACCAGCAGGCGCTGCCCGAGGGCGTGCCGGCGCAGTTGGTGACCCGCGGCACCTTCCTGCCCGCCCACTCGCCCACGCCGTCCACCGCCAGCACCGCGCGGACCGCCTCGCCCGCCTACCGCGCCGCCTCGCCCGCGGTCGCCCCGTCGCCGCTGCACCTCccgcccgcctcctcctcccccgcctccgccgccgccgccacgccctcccgctcccccctcgCCTCCAGCAACGAGTCCACGCTCGACTCCTCCACgctctacaacaacaacaacaacaacaacagccacagCGTCAACAACAACACGAAGGCGGCCAAGGACCTGGACGTGAGCTCGGCGTCGACGGGCTCGGCGGCGTCGGCCAAGAAGGTGCCGCCCAAGCCGCCGCCCAAGCCCAGCGCCAAGCGGCTGTCCGTCgcgtccgtcgccagcgacccgCGCAAGGCGTCGCTGGCGGGCGAGGGCCGCGCGTTCCAGGACGAGGGGCCCGACGGCACGGAggtgtga